In a genomic window of Vidua chalybeata isolate OUT-0048 chromosome 30, bVidCha1 merged haplotype, whole genome shotgun sequence:
- the METTL1 gene encoding tRNA (guanine-N(7)-)-methyltransferase: protein MAAAAEEAEAAAPPQKRFYRQRAHSNPLADHTLCYPSRPQDMDWASLFPTFFPPDAPPGTPPARVEFADVGCGYGGLLVALAERFPQTLALGLELRGKVAAFTRARIRALRAAQPGRFGNVACVRGNAMKHLPHFFRRAQLSKLFFLFPDPHFKRTKHKWRIISPAMLAEYGYVLRPGGLVYTVTDVPELHQWMLQHFGEHPLFEPLPPAQLAADPLLPLLPAVTEEGQRARRAGRPPCTAVFRRRPDPPAAAP from the exons atggcggcggcggcggaggaggcggaggccgcggcgccgccgcaGAAGCGCTTCTACCGGCAGCGCGCGCACTCGAACCCGCTGGCCGACCACACCCTGTGCTA CCCCTCCCGCCCGCAGGACATGGACTGGGCCTCGCTCTTCCCGACTTTCTTCCCGCCCGACgccccccccgggacccccccggccCGCGTGGAGTTCGCAGACGTGGGGTGCGGCTACGGGGGGCTGCTGG TGGCGCTGGCCGAGCGCTTCCCGCAGACGCTGgcgctggggctggagctgcgcGGGAAGGTGGCCGCGTTCACCCGCGCGCGGATCCGGGCGCTGCGGGCGGCGCAGCCCGGCCGCTTCGGCAACGTGGCCTGCGTCAGGGGCAACGCCATGAAACACCTGCCGCACTTCTTCCGCCGCGCGCAG CTCTCCAAGCTGTTTTTCCTGTTCCCTGACCCCCATTTCAAGCGCACCAAGCACAAGTGGAGAATCATCAGCCCGGCCATGCTGGCCGAGTATGGCTACGTGCTGCGCCCCGGG GGCCTGGTGTACACGGTGACAGACGTGCCCGAGCTGCACCAGTGGATGCTGCAGCATTTTGGGGAGCACCCCCTGTTTGAGCCCCTGCCCCCCGCCCAGCTG GCCGCGGAtccgctgctgccgctgctgccggcCGTGACCGAGGAGGGGCAGAGGGCGCGGCGGGCCGGGCGCCCCCCCTGCACCGCCGTGTTCCGCCGCCGCCCCGACCCCCCCGCGGCGGCGCCGTGA
- the LOC128801438 gene encoding 25-hydroxyvitamin D-1 alpha hydroxylase, mitochondrial produces the protein MSPSLRLPARAALLSRSPPEPGVPRAPPVPPAASAPPRTPRPRGLAEMPGPSSAAFIFELLCRGGVRRLHEMQVHGRARFGPLWKARFGPVLTVHVAEPALVAQVLRQEGPEPRRALSCPWKEHRSLRGVPGGLLTLMEGEAWRGSRRVLARGLLRPGAAEAFAGPVATVVAELVARLQRLRRRHPRGVVPDIGTEFNRFGLEAISWVLFSSRLGCLGDPGDATAATEGVIRSVGAVLALTLVTMALPRPLLRLVPAPWDAFCHAWDQLFAFAKGHVDRRVAEVAARGPLAEGDTCVTDLLARERVPVSSIYGNVTELLLAGVDTVASTLAWSLYELARSPGAQAALHRELVAATAASGVTNGDSATTDGATAAATAAALGRLPLLRAVVKETLRLYPVIPANARVVPDCDIRVGDYLVPRQTLITLCHYATSRDSRFFPAPDAFRPERWLRHRDTGDTPGDTPGDAPGDTLGPRHPFASLPFGLGPRSCVGRRLAELQLHMALAQILLRFEVRPEPGGGRVRPMTRTLLAPGAPISLRFLER, from the exons ATGTCCCCCAGCCTGCGTCTGCCCGCCCGGGCCGCCCTCCTGTCCCGCTCCCCGCCCGAGCCGGGGGTCCCCCGGgctcccccagtcccccccGCTGCCTCTGCCCCGCCCCGcaccccccggccccggggcctGGCCGAGATGCCGGGGCCGAGCTCCGCCGCCTTCATCTTCGAGCTGCTGTGCCGAGGGGGGGTGCGGAGGCTGCACGAGATGCAG gtTCACGGCCGGGCCCGGTTCGGGCCGCTCTGGAAGGCCCGGTTCGGCCCGGTGCTCACGGTGCACGTGGCCGAGCCCGCGCTCGTGGCTCAGGTGCTGCGGCAGGAGGGGCCCGAGCCCCGGCGGGCCCTGAGCTGCCCATGGAAGGAGCACCGGAGCCTCCGGGGGGTGCCGGGGGGGCTCCTCACCCT gaT ggagggcGAGGCGTGGCGGGGGTCGCGGCGGGTGCTGGCGCGGGGGCTGCTCCGCCCGGGGGCGGCCGAGGCCTTCGCGGGGCCGGTGGCCACCGTGGTGGCCGAGCTGGTGGCCCGGCTGCagcggctgcggcggcggcaCCCGCGGGGCGTCGTCCCCGACATCGGCACCGAGTTCAACCGCTTCGGCCTCGAGG CCATCTCCTGGGTGCTGTTCTCCTCCCgcctgggctgcctgggggACCCCGGGGACGCCACCGCGGCCACCGAGGGCGTGATCCGGAGCGTGGGGGCGGTGCTGGCGCTGACGCTGGTGACAATGGCGCTGCCGCGTCCCCTCCTGCGCCTCGTCCCCGCGCCCTGGGACGCCTTCTGCCACGCCTGGGACCAGCTCTTCGCCTTcg CCAAGGGACACGTGGACCGGCGCGTGGCCGAGGTGGCTGCGCGGGGGCCGCTGGCCGAGGGGGACACGTGTGTCACCGACCTGCTGGCCCGGGAGCGCGTCCCTGTCAGCAGCATCTACGGGAACGTCAccgagctgctgctggccgGGGTGGACACG GTGGCCAGCACGCTGGCCTGGAGCCTGTACGAGCTGGCACGGAGCCCGGGGGCACAGGCGGCCCTGCACCGCGAGCTGGTGGCTGCCACTGCCGCCAGCGGCGTCACCAACGGTGACAGTGCCACCACCGAcggtgccactgctgctgccaccgcCGCTGCGCTGGGACGGCTGCCACTGCTACGTGCTGTGGTGAAGGAGACCCtcag GCTGTACCCCGTCATCCCGGCCAACGCCCGCGTCGTCCCCGACTGCGACATCCGCGTCGGCGACTACCTGGTGCCACGCCAG ACCCTCATCACCCTGTGCCATTACGCCACGTCCCGCGACAGCCGCTTCTTCCCGGCGCCCGACGCCTTCCGCCCGGAGCGCTGGCTGCGCCACAGGGACACCGGTGAcactcctggggacacccccggggaCGCCCCCGGGGACACCCTCGGCCCCAGGCACCCCTTTGCCTCTCTGCCCTTCGGCCTCGGCCCCCGCAGCTGCGTCGGGCGCCGCCTGGCcgagctgcagctgcacatgGCGCTGGCACAG ATCCTGCTGCGCTTCGAGGTGCGGCCGGAGCCCGGGGGGGGCCGCGTGCGCCCCATGACCCGCACCCTGCTGGCCCCCGGCGCCCCCATCAGCCTGCGCTTCCTCGAGCGGTGA